In Primulina huaijiensis isolate GDHJ02 chromosome 6, ASM1229523v2, whole genome shotgun sequence, a single window of DNA contains:
- the LOC140978138 gene encoding uncharacterized protein — protein sequence MRGKRSRNVASSTQHATSLETDASASMVPVKVMKPSEAEAEADAAEPKIVKAVSTLVHQSAGESDQLKMGGFLEKCHYCQKRIAQNSEVFMYSNLCAFCSAECRDFQIAKDQLVQRQSGNPREKIVPGPGIYNVKG from the exons ATGCGGGGAAAGCGCAGCCGAAACGTTGCTTCATCCACTCAACATGCGACGTCTCTTGAAACGGACGCCTCTGCTTCCATGGTCCCGGTGAAGGTTATGAAGCCATCTGAAGCCGAAGCCGAAGCCGACGCCGCCGAGCCGAAGATTGTGAAAGCCGTTTCGACGCTGGTGCATCAGAGTGCTGGTGAATCTGATCAGCTTAAAATGGGCGGTTTTCTGGAGAAATGTCACTATTGCCAGAAGCGGATAGCGCAGAACTCGGAGGTCTTCATGTATAG TAATCTCTGTGCATTTTGCTCTGCTGAGTGCCGGGACTTTCAAATTGCAAAAGACCAATTAGTGCAGAGACAATCAGGAAATCCCCGGGAGAAGATAGTTCCAGGCCCGGGGATTTACAATGTGAAGGGTTAG